The DNA sequence CTCGCTATTAAAATATATTCTTCCAGAAATTTCGTGCAGCGAACATTCTTCCAATCCTTCAACTATGAGTGTTTATTGCAGCGATATgcggctttctctctcttttcgccTCTGGTAGCGCGCTGGGAGCAGCACCGCTGAGAAGCCAAGAGGGCAAAGCCCTGGCTACAAGTTGAGTGTTGCGATGGCAAAAGGGCTCGTTGCAACAGATACATCTGTCATCTGCCTTTTATGTCCTTTAACCAGCGGAATGCGCTGCAGAATTAATTTCCATTTCAGCGAAAACTTGCTGCCGTCAATGTGCGGCAGTATAGCAGGTGTCGGCAGGTATGGAAACAATTGCAAAGAGTAGAGAATGACAAGTGTGGAACCGGTATCTCGGCACTTTGTCaactgcttctctctctctctctctctctttttttttttgtcacggtTGCTGCAGGTGACCTTCCTGGGGCCCAACATTCCGGTGCACCCCCACGTGTACAGCAACGGTCACATATGCTTGTCCATCTTGACGGACGACTGGTCTCCCGCCCTCTCCGTGCAGTCAGTCTGCCTCAGCATCATCTCCATGCTCTCCAGCTGCAAGGAGAAGGTGCGTAAGCTATCTCATCGGCGCACACTATGgcagtgaaaaaagaaacaacataaTAATAACATTTTGATGGAATGTTAAAGGAGTACCGCCATGACATCTTCGACTTGTGTAGCAGTTGCACTCGTAAATTCAGGCCTCAATAGCGCGGATAAAAATTAGTTGTCTGTGAGCCCCACCCCCTTTTTCCCATGCGTGCACCTCATAAGTTGCGGGCACACAGCAGTGTCTCTGCACGGTATTGATGGCGTACACAGGTCCATATCAGTCTCCTCTTTGGCTGTGATCACAGTTGATAATCCTTCAGCATGAGGATTGTCAACTTAATCATTGGCATTGTCACAAAATTAATTTCTTGGTGTCTCGCAATTAGTGCCGTCGCCCTTTCTGGCTGCACCACCTGCCCGCTACCGTTTACCACAATTTGCACCTATGTTGTCGTTCTCATGccatgcaaaaagcaggcgagtGATATCCACTGCAATGTTCTATTCACATTTTGTGTGAAAGCCTAAGGAGTTTTTACTTTTTCAACCTTACGCATGGTGCAACGAGGATGGCTTCACCTTTCAACAGCGCCGTGTCGATGTGGTGCACAAAGGCTGTATCGTGCTGTGTGTCAGTGTCCTGTTTGCATGCTTTTGCAGCTGTAGGCTAATCACCAGCAAAATTTGTGTCGCAATGCTTCATGGCCTGTCCTTCAGTGCTGTGCTTACATGTACAGAGGGAGGAGACAACATCACCTGGCTAAAAAGAGATATTAGGAAGCAATCACTGCATACGAGAAGGCAAATTGGACAAGCCAAGATAGCCGACTGGACTGCTTTTCGAGCAGAAAGTGAGGAACAGCTTGGCAACATAACCACTCTCAAAGAATGGTGTCAAATCCTCGCGGAAGTTCGAAACCATAGCATAAAACCCATAGAACGGACAGCAGACATACCAGAAGTAAACAGGGATCTTCTGCACCTCTGTATACCCAGACATGGTCTAGTGAAATGCTGGAAGCGCGAGAAGCATAAAAGGAAGTTAAAGCATAAGATTGCTCAAGACAACTGCCGGCATTTCCTGAACGGTAAAATAAGCCACCGCATGCTCCATGTACTCCTCGAGACAACACACCGCACAACACAACCACAGCGGATTCAGCACTAGATATTGTGGGTGCCGGAGCATGCAGGAATAGCGGGGAATGAAGAGGTGGAGAGGGTAGCAAAAGTCTACCGTCTGTTCCAAATAAACACTTGGCTTTATTGGCACACTACAGGGGAACCAGGATAAGATATCCTCCCCCACATAAATCACTCACGAGGGCGCAGGCCACTGATTGGGGACAGCTCCAGTCAGGAACTTTCTCTAACTTTCTCTAACCAAATTGGTCTCATGCAGCGAGCACACAGGGTAACCGAGGCCGTTGGAGCCCAAGACAAAAGGCCCCACTCATGCTAAACCCAGCCAAAGAGTGTGTGATGAGACCCTGACGTACTGCAACAAAAGATCTTGCAGagaccaataaatgtttttgataATGGTGATTACACgtacagtgcatacgaagctataGTTATTTCATTGCACGATGTTACGCATGGCACAATGTCCAAGTCTGCGTCCGTGTACAGCTTTACTTTGTAGCAGTACGATTGCGGGGCACCAGATTCGAGCTGCTTCAGCTCCACAGTTGCGTGCTAGCAATGATGAATGGAGTGGTAAACGAAGCTGAATGAAAGGCTTCGAACAAACTGGTCGTACAGCGCTGCAAGCATGTCGGTTTGTCGAAGCAGATACAAATTTATTTACATTTTATTTATGCACGAGGCAGACCAAATAAAGTTAGACCCAAATTTATGAAGAATAAAAGTGTGGACCTTATGCGAGAACATACAGTAGTTGCACTTGTCGCCGCCCTTTTTAGCCTGATTATTTGTTCAGGTGGACCCCCCTCCCCACTTTGAGCACTAATGTGCAAGTATGATGTAGCAGCCCCAAGAAAGAGCTGAGCTCTAACGAGtgctttgcttttttgtttgtggcAGCTCTGCTAAAGTATACTTGGGAGAGAGGTCAGAGATTTCAGAAACAAGGCATTTTCTAGGCAGACTGCCCCATAatgcttctgtttctttttttttttccttgcagaaGCGACCCCCTGACAACTCGCTCTATGTAAAGACCTGCAACAAGAACCCCAAGAAGACCAAGTGGTGGTACCATGGTGAGCCTGCTGTCCACTCCTCTTTGTCTGTGTCTGCCATGGTGGCTAAATAGCCACACTGTTTTGCTGTCGAGTCAAAGGATCAGGTCATCGTTGCAGCGATCACATCCTTACAGGAGTATAGCGCCAAATCGGCCATACTCTGTTTCATAACTTGGCAAGCAATGGTGTGGAAGTTACGAAAGTAGTGCGGTCGTACAAGTCTCACTTGTACGACCTCGGAGCATATAATATAATactcaagtattataattagatgaaaaatgtcaatgagaaaagtgTTGAGCGCCAGCCCTGCCATctccctattttgatttttttcatgcaaccctgTTATAACAAttgtcggttataacaatggaattttcatggccATTGAATATtgctataagtgggttcgactgcatTTAAATCATTGCATTCGTCTGGTGTGCTACGTATCAGTATACATTCAAACGTGAACGATTCTGCAACTACTCCTGTGCATTATTCTGCTAGCAGGTTCACATCCATTTGTAAGGCATTTGTAACAATGGCTTATATTCACGCTCAAAAACATACACTTGGGATTACTACGCACTTGGGAACTGGCTACGCAGTAATTACATGTCACACTGCCAATGTAATTACATGTAACAGGCATTTTGATTGGTCATTTCCTTTTGGCAGTTCAAATTTTGCGTTGATTGTGCATTGGAAAAATCCTAGGTAGTGAAAAATGTGCCCTTTTGGTGATGGTGTGAGCAGAACCACTTCCCCAGAAGACCCGTGCCAAAAAACTTCGCACATTTGGAACAAGATGTGCTAACCTCGGTGCTCTCTTTTTCCTCTGCTTTGCCATGCTGCAGACGACTCGGTCTGATGCCAGGGGGGCGCCTCCTATCTCACCACCACCACTTCCTCTAGTCACGCTGCCCTGATCGCTTGGTCGGTGCCGCCGCCTGCCGCAGTGAAATAAATCGCTCGTCCAGCACGTATCTGTGCCCCCGAAGCAGCAGAAGCAGGCTCTGTCGGGAACAGCAAAAAGCCTCGCCTCTCTTCACTTGGAACGGGCGACACCAGATGGCAGCGGCAGGGACCCACGTGCTGCCTCGCTTGGGGCAGGCCCCGAGGCACTTGGTTGGGCCAGACCAGCCTCTACAGCTACTACCGCACTGGACGAATaaacctttccttttttttttcttgttattttcaCCGCAAGCTTAGGATGCAGCCACTGTCTACTAGTGACTCGCGTTGCCAAGACCTCCGATGACTCACTGGTCAGGTGGCTCTAGCCAGCCAATGCGACCACCATCAGTGAACGGACAAAACCtgtgcagataaaaaaaaatgaaaacaaaaagccCGTTGGAAAGACAAGTTGTAGTAGTGCCATCAGACGCGGACATGTGTGTTTTCCCTTTTAAGCGTTGTTGTGCGATGTATGGTGTCTAGGAATAAAGACCATGCCAATTTTATGCCGGTGGtctgtctgcaaaaaaaaaaaaaatttggggaCCTTTGGAGAGACTTCAACGTATTTAATTTCCAACCAATGTTCCTTTTTTACCAATGGCAACCTCGTCCACTGGCTAATAGAAGCATTGCCACAGCCATGTCTGGTGGGGTGAATTTTTGTAGTGAAATTAACAAATATTAGCAGTAGTAACATGAAATGCCATTTTAGAACTGTAGAACAGTTCTAAAATGGCATTTCATGCTAAACTGCTAATTTTTGCTTGATATGTTCGGATGCAAGCATGCAGCACTGGTCTGTTTCATCCGTGATAAACTGCGACATGTTTGCATCGACAACAAAATGGAAAAGTATTGGTCATTGTGAAAAGTACAGTAGCGCTATCTATCACTGTTGCCATAAAACGCAGTGCTGCCGGTGTCGTTCAGAGTAAATTGAGTTGTGCTGTCCGCCATGATGTTAATGAAAAATTCcaaattgtaaagcaacaaaaTGGTAGAGCCATCTCCCAGTGTTGCCAAGAAATGCACTGTTGCACTCTAAGCAGTGACGGACGGCACCACCATTTCGCTGCTAAAGAATTCTACGCCTTGTTAGTATCATCGTGGACGAGGACGCAAACTCGTTTTGGGACAGAGCTGCTCCAAGAAGAGTAGAAACTTGTGATCCCGGAGCGCTCAAGATCTGCCATCAGAATTCAGCATCAGTAATACAATTATTGCtcatttgagttaaataaatgaaaacatgTGTGTGATCTCAACAAGacggaaaaaaatatttcaccTTTGCATTGCCAGTTTAACGCAACAGTTGCACAGTGCTGCATTTGATGTGCGTGGTCTCTGAGATGAAAAGCTTAGCGTAGACACCGTGGCCGCCACGTGCCTTCTCGTGTTGGGCGGGGCCAGCGGGGCATTGCTCCCTTGTGTAACTTCCAGCGCGCTAGTGTAAATTGGGTGAGAGAAGCTGATGATTGGTCTAATGAGCACATCTAACTTCGCTTGTGTTGGAAGGATCAAGAAAATGTTCCAAGCAGGAGATTCATGAAGCAATGTAATTTAACGGTGAtgtcattctatgattagttggaaaagtgtttcagggccttTTTCAATGAAGATTTTACCTTTAACATGAGGAAGCATCAACCGCCACAGATTCGGTTGTATGCAGCAGGTGGATGTCTATATACACCGGCACACTTTGTTCCTGCAATTGCTGCGGCTGCCATGAGTGAGTACAGTCAGACGAAACTTGCACAGCATTCATGTTTATTTTTTACTGGCAACTTCGTCGCCCCTAGTCTTGTTGCACGTCAGCAAGTTATGTTGTTAAGTTAATGTCACTGATCCCAGGTCCGGCATTTTGAGGTTAACTTCAACACTCACCTTTGTGCTGCTTGCTAAGTGCCATCCTTCTACAAAGGAAGATACATGTGATAGAGTTCCTACAACTTCGAAAATATGTCAGCATTTCTTTAGCATGTGGATTCAAGGGATTGCACTCGTCAGTCTAGTCACGCACAAAAGGACGTTCAAGAAGCgatgtgggcaagttggttgaCACCCAC is a window from the Dermacentor albipictus isolate Rhodes 1998 colony chromosome 6, USDA_Dalb.pri_finalv2, whole genome shotgun sequence genome containing:
- the LOC135907786 gene encoding ubiquitin-conjugating enzyme E2 W isoform X2; this translates as MASMQKRLQKELLSMQKEPPPGVSVDMDNVGSNLTQWIVDMEGAKGTLYEGEKFQLLFKFSSKYPFDSPEVTFLGPNIPVHPHVYSNGHICLSILTDDWSPALSVQSVCLSIISMLSSCKEKKRPPDNSLYVKTCNKNPKKTKWWYHDDSV
- the LOC135907786 gene encoding ubiquitin-conjugating enzyme E2 W isoform X3, encoding MQKEPPPGVSVDMDNVGSNLTQWIVDMEGAKGTLYEGEKFQLLFKFSSKYPFDSPEVTFLGPNIPVHPHVYSNGHICLSILTDDWSPALSVQSVCLSIISMLSSCKEKKRPPDNSLYVKTCNKNPKKTKWWYHDDSV